One segment of Sinorhizobium sp. BG8 DNA contains the following:
- a CDS encoding DUF4159 domain-containing protein produces the protein MTGFAFAFPAALAALVLLPAIWWLLRLTPPKPLKEAFPPFAILASIMKREETPAQSPWWLTLLRMLMAAAVIFAIADPVFNPRTNTLAGGGPLALVIDNSWATATDWQRRVDTAGALIDDAAARDLPVSIVFTADRQNDAVPTDAATARTRLAAASPRPLPAVRPEATAALTTALNGTAPGTIAFLSDGIARDETDKTVADLQSLSPAEFHLIEGDGLPTVAITGASNEAEALSVTVSRLLTGDARTLGLTAHDAKGRPIATGSVAFGAGDAVATGGIAAPFELRNDFARVTVDNIANAGASYLLDDGFRRRRVAFLSGETTDIAQPLLSPLHYINRALAPYADLIEPGVADLSVAIPELLAQKPSVLIMADIGRLPENAYDPIRKWIEAGGMLIRFAGPRLAAAPADDPLVPVILRKGERALGGALSWSEPQPLADYPSTSPFFGMRKPQDILVKRQVLAEPTPDLVERTWASLADGTPLVTTSALGAGRIILFHVSAETGWSNLPLSGDFVEMLRRSVQLSHGGGVNAKAEAKAQGLPPYRLLTAVGTLSADTGEAKPLEAGKSPAPATFDNPPGLYGSEDGYVAHNLFPPGYRIQPLEVSAGSSVIRQPLIGKAAWSMKPSLFALAAALLLVDCAVVLLMGGAFAAVRGANTRGAKSRGAVAGALLFVAATALAIHPGDARADDSKPGDETLMSHLDTTHLAYVVTGEPDVDGISERGLAGLTDFLTYRTTLEPGAPVGLDIARDELSVYPIIYWPVSANADMPSAAAISRIDAYMRNGGTVLFDTRDQFASLGENGDTSPNTQRLQAILANLDIPPLEPVPADHVLTKSFYLLSNFPGRYSGSPLWIEAELDRKEDPSRPARAGDGVSPIMITGNDFAGAWAIDENGMALLPTVPPDEVQRDHAFRSGVNIMMYMLTGNYKADQVHVPALLERLGQ, from the coding sequence ATGACGGGCTTTGCCTTCGCCTTCCCGGCGGCCCTTGCTGCGCTCGTGCTCCTGCCTGCCATTTGGTGGTTGTTGCGGCTGACGCCGCCTAAGCCGCTCAAGGAGGCGTTCCCGCCGTTTGCCATCCTCGCCTCGATCATGAAGCGCGAGGAAACACCGGCGCAAAGCCCCTGGTGGCTCACGCTGCTGCGTATGCTGATGGCGGCGGCCGTCATCTTCGCCATTGCCGATCCCGTCTTCAATCCCCGCACCAATACCCTCGCCGGCGGCGGGCCTCTCGCACTGGTGATCGATAACAGCTGGGCGACGGCCACCGACTGGCAGCGACGCGTGGACACGGCCGGGGCGCTCATCGATGATGCCGCCGCGCGCGACCTCCCCGTTTCGATCGTATTTACCGCCGACCGGCAGAACGATGCGGTTCCAACCGACGCGGCGACGGCACGCACGCGTCTTGCCGCTGCCTCGCCCCGGCCCCTCCCCGCCGTCCGTCCGGAGGCCACGGCGGCGCTGACGACCGCGCTGAACGGCACGGCTCCCGGCACGATCGCCTTCCTCTCCGACGGGATCGCCCGCGACGAGACCGACAAGACGGTTGCGGATCTGCAGTCGCTCTCGCCTGCAGAATTCCACCTGATCGAGGGAGATGGCCTGCCCACGGTCGCCATTACCGGCGCCAGCAATGAGGCGGAGGCTCTCTCGGTGACCGTCAGCCGTCTGCTGACCGGCGACGCGCGCACGCTCGGGCTGACCGCACACGATGCGAAGGGCCGGCCGATCGCCACCGGTAGTGTCGCCTTCGGAGCCGGCGATGCCGTAGCAACCGGTGGCATCGCCGCCCCCTTCGAGCTTCGCAACGACTTCGCGCGTGTCACCGTCGACAACATCGCCAATGCCGGCGCATCCTATCTGCTCGACGACGGCTTTCGCCGGCGCCGCGTCGCGTTCCTCAGCGGCGAGACAACGGATATCGCCCAGCCGCTGCTATCGCCGCTGCACTACATCAACCGGGCGCTCGCTCCCTATGCGGACCTCATCGAGCCGGGCGTCGCCGATCTTTCCGTCGCGATCCCGGAACTTCTCGCCCAGAAGCCGTCCGTCCTGATCATGGCCGATATCGGCAGGCTCCCGGAGAACGCCTATGATCCCATTCGCAAATGGATCGAGGCGGGCGGAATGCTCATCCGTTTCGCGGGCCCCCGCCTTGCCGCAGCCCCCGCCGACGACCCGCTTGTCCCCGTGATCCTTCGCAAGGGTGAACGCGCGCTCGGCGGAGCGCTCTCCTGGTCCGAGCCCCAGCCACTCGCGGACTATCCCTCGACGAGCCCCTTCTTCGGCATGCGGAAGCCGCAGGACATCCTCGTGAAGCGGCAGGTGCTGGCGGAACCGACGCCGGACCTTGTGGAACGGACCTGGGCGAGCCTTGCAGACGGCACTCCGCTGGTGACCACCAGCGCGCTCGGCGCCGGCCGCATCATTCTCTTCCACGTCAGCGCCGAGACCGGCTGGTCGAACCTGCCCCTCTCAGGCGACTTCGTGGAGATGCTCCGTCGCAGCGTCCAGCTCTCCCACGGCGGCGGCGTGAACGCCAAGGCGGAAGCGAAGGCGCAGGGCCTGCCGCCCTACCGCCTGCTCACCGCCGTCGGCACGCTTTCGGCGGACACCGGCGAGGCCAAGCCGCTCGAGGCCGGGAAGTCTCCAGCGCCCGCCACCTTTGACAACCCGCCCGGGCTCTATGGGTCAGAGGACGGCTATGTGGCCCACAATCTCTTTCCGCCGGGCTACCGGATCCAGCCGCTCGAAGTCTCCGCCGGGTCATCGGTGATCCGGCAGCCGCTGATCGGCAAGGCGGCATGGTCGATGAAGCCGTCTCTTTTCGCGCTTGCCGCGGCGCTGTTGCTCGTGGATTGCGCGGTCGTCCTCCTGATGGGTGGCGCATTTGCCGCCGTCCGTGGCGCCAATACCCGTGGTGCCAAATCTCGCGGCGCTGTGGCCGGAGCACTTCTGTTCGTCGCGGCCACGGCCCTTGCCATTCATCCCGGTGATGCCCGTGCAGACGACAGCAAGCCCGGGGACGAAACCCTGATGTCGCACCTCGACACGACCCATCTTGCCTATGTGGTGACCGGGGAGCCAGATGTGGACGGCATTTCGGAACGCGGCCTTGCCGGACTGACGGACTTTCTGACCTACCGCACGACCCTCGAACCCGGTGCGCCCGTAGGCCTCGACATCGCGCGCGACGAGCTTTCCGTCTATCCCATCATCTACTGGCCCGTCAGCGCCAACGCCGACATGCCATCCGCCGCGGCGATCAGCCGTATCGACGCCTATATGCGCAATGGCGGCACGGTGCTCTTCGATACGCGCGACCAGTTCGCCTCCCTCGGGGAGAATGGCGACACCAGCCCGAACACGCAGCGGCTCCAGGCCATCCTCGCCAATCTGGACATTCCGCCCCTGGAGCCAGTTCCGGCCGACCACGTCCTGACCAAGTCCTTTTATCTGCTGTCGAACTTCCCGGGGCGCTATTCCGGCAGCCCCCTCTGGATCGAGGCGGAACTCGACCGCAAGGAAGATCCCTCGCGCCCGGCACGCGCCGGCGACGGAGTTTCGCCCATCATGATCACGGGTAACGATTTCGCCGGTGCCTGGGCCATTGACGAGAATGGAATGGCTCTGCTGCCGACGGTTCCGCCCGATGAGGTGCAGCGCGACCACGCGTTCCGCTCCGGCGTCAACATCATGATGTACATGCTGACGGGCAACTACAAGGCGGACCAGGTGCACGTGCCCGCCCTTCTCGAGCGACTGGGGCAGTGA
- a CDS encoding N-acetyltransferase, producing the protein MHKHDLVYLTEDATHDAAIEVINEEAFGPGRHVRAAARIREQGPHDRHLSFICADDGETIASVRMTPVLAGSVKGHLLGPLAVRPSHKNRGIGRELVRIAVEAAKRGGSEGVILVGDPPYYRPLGFEKVAYNALTFPGPVDPARVLVVPIAADTHERLKGMIGWRPYDGVHFAEERAFAIS; encoded by the coding sequence ATGCATAAGCACGACCTCGTCTATCTCACCGAAGACGCTACCCACGACGCCGCAATCGAAGTCATCAATGAAGAGGCCTTCGGTCCCGGCCGGCACGTCCGGGCGGCTGCGCGGATCCGCGAGCAGGGGCCGCACGACAGGCATCTTTCGTTCATTTGTGCCGACGACGGCGAGACGATCGCCTCGGTGCGCATGACGCCCGTGCTTGCCGGTTCGGTGAAGGGGCATCTGCTTGGACCGCTCGCCGTCCGTCCCTCGCACAAGAACAGGGGCATCGGGCGGGAGCTCGTGAGGATTGCCGTGGAAGCGGCGAAGAGGGGCGGTTCGGAGGGGGTGATACTCGTCGGCGATCCTCCGTACTATCGGCCCCTCGGCTTCGAGAAGGTCGCCTACAACGCCCTGACCTTTCCGGGGCCGGTCGATCCTGCCCGGGTTCTCGTGGTGCCGATTGCTGCTGACACGCACGAGCGGCTGAAAGGGATGATCGGCTGGCGGCCCTATGACGGCGTGCACTTTGCCGAAGAGCGGGCCTTCGCAATATCCTGA
- a CDS encoding glutathione S-transferase family protein translates to MGMLVEGVWKDVWYDTKSTKGHFQRSAAQFRNWITADGAPGPTGEGGFKAEADRYHLYVSLACPWAHRTLIFRKLKKLENIITVSIVDPLMLASGWEFKGVDGGTVDHLYGSQALWQIYVRDTSDYTGRVTVPVLWDKKQHRIVSNESAEIIRMFNSAFDDITGSREDFYPAPLRAEIDALNDRIYDTVNNGVYKAGFATSQEAYSTNVRHLFETLDELEEHLAGKRYLTGDRITEADWRLFTTLVRFDPVYVGHFKCNIRRIADYPNLSGYLRELYQVPGVSDTVNLRHIKEHYYRSHLTINPTGIVPDGPELALERAHGRELLKAA, encoded by the coding sequence ATGGGCATGCTCGTAGAGGGCGTCTGGAAAGACGTCTGGTATGACACGAAATCGACGAAGGGCCACTTCCAGCGCTCCGCCGCGCAGTTTCGCAACTGGATCACGGCCGACGGCGCCCCCGGACCGACGGGCGAAGGCGGGTTCAAGGCCGAGGCAGACCGCTACCACCTCTATGTATCCCTCGCCTGCCCCTGGGCGCACCGGACGCTGATCTTCCGCAAGCTGAAGAAACTCGAGAACATCATTACCGTCTCGATCGTTGATCCGCTGATGCTGGCAAGCGGATGGGAGTTCAAGGGCGTCGACGGCGGCACCGTGGACCACCTCTACGGATCGCAAGCTCTCTGGCAGATCTATGTCCGCGACACCTCGGACTATACCGGCCGAGTTACGGTGCCCGTCCTCTGGGACAAGAAGCAGCACCGCATCGTCTCCAATGAATCGGCCGAAATCATCCGGATGTTCAATTCCGCCTTCGACGACATCACCGGATCACGCGAGGACTTCTATCCAGCCCCTCTTCGTGCCGAGATCGACGCCCTCAACGACAGGATCTACGACACGGTCAACAACGGCGTTTACAAGGCGGGTTTCGCGACGTCGCAGGAAGCCTACTCCACGAACGTACGACACCTGTTCGAAACGCTCGACGAGCTGGAGGAACACCTTGCCGGCAAGCGCTACCTCACCGGTGACCGCATCACGGAAGCAGACTGGAGACTGTTCACGACCCTCGTGCGCTTCGATCCGGTCTATGTCGGCCACTTCAAGTGCAACATCCGCCGCATTGCCGACTACCCCAATCTCTCGGGCTATCTGCGCGAGCTCTACCAGGTCCCGGGCGTGAGCGACACGGTCAACCTGCGCCACATCAAGGAGCACTACTATCGCAGCCATCTGACGATCAATCCGACCGGGATCGTCCCTGATGGTCCAGAGCTCGCTCTCGAGCGGGCGCACGGGCGGGAGCTTCTGAAGGCCGCCTGA
- a CDS encoding NUDIX domain-containing protein, producing the protein MSSDLESLRPPEMRSVWARMLTRAMHGYFALARGMTIGVRAACFDAEGRVFLVRHSYVPGWHMPGGGVERFETAEQALVKEMREEGNLMVGAPPRLLHIYYNRRTSKRDHVLFYRCDDVRQIEPKMPDREIVEAGFFPLDALPAGVTSATVRRLKEISGETPFSELW; encoded by the coding sequence ATGAGCAGTGATTTAGAAAGTCTTCGTCCGCCGGAAATGCGCAGCGTGTGGGCACGCATGCTGACGCGGGCGATGCACGGCTATTTCGCCCTTGCCCGAGGGATGACGATCGGCGTGAGGGCCGCATGCTTCGACGCCGAGGGGCGGGTGTTTCTCGTTCGTCACAGCTATGTTCCCGGCTGGCACATGCCGGGCGGCGGTGTGGAGCGGTTCGAAACCGCCGAGCAGGCGCTGGTGAAGGAGATGCGGGAGGAGGGCAACCTTATGGTGGGGGCACCGCCGAGGCTGCTGCACATCTACTACAACCGGCGCACCAGCAAGCGCGACCACGTGCTGTTCTACCGCTGCGACGACGTGCGCCAGATAGAGCCGAAGATGCCGGACCGCGAGATCGTCGAAGCGGGCTTTTTCCCGCTCGACGCCCTGCCTGCCGGCGTAACCTCCGCGACGGTCCGGCGTCTCAAGGAGATTTCCGGCGAGACGCCGTTTTCCGAACTCTGGTAG
- a CDS encoding metallophosphoesterase, which yields MFRLAHISDIHLGPLPALTFLELASKRITGFVNWHRNRRRHLFANTLDLLLEDLEGRDPDHLAITGDLVNLASSREISAVADWLPEAGVPENVSLVPGNHDAYVPGAYDKSTEAWYPYMKGDHGPEAWHDDFHVFPYLRVRGQVAIIGCSTAVATPPFAASGYFGSRQARETVNLLRAAGEAGLYRVVLIHHPPIHGATPFHKRMIGIRRFAATISSGGAELVLHGHTHLNTVYSLKGQVGPVPVIGIASASQGPGGHKPPAGYNIFSIAGGPGQWNVMRERFELASDGLTFGLAETTRL from the coding sequence ATGTTCAGACTTGCCCATATTTCCGATATCCATCTTGGCCCTCTGCCAGCTTTGACCTTTCTGGAACTCGCCTCGAAACGGATTACGGGCTTCGTCAACTGGCATCGCAATCGCAGGCGCCACCTTTTCGCCAATACACTCGACCTGCTTCTGGAAGATCTGGAAGGTCGCGACCCGGATCATCTCGCCATTACCGGAGACCTCGTAAACCTCGCATCATCGCGGGAAATCAGTGCGGTCGCCGACTGGTTGCCTGAGGCTGGTGTACCGGAGAATGTCTCGCTGGTTCCCGGCAATCACGACGCCTACGTGCCCGGCGCGTACGACAAGAGCACGGAGGCCTGGTACCCCTACATGAAGGGGGACCACGGGCCTGAGGCTTGGCACGACGACTTTCACGTCTTCCCCTATCTGAGAGTGCGCGGCCAGGTCGCGATTATTGGCTGTTCGACAGCGGTGGCAACGCCCCCTTTTGCCGCCAGTGGCTATTTCGGCAGCCGCCAGGCGCGCGAAACCGTGAACCTTCTGAGAGCGGCGGGCGAAGCCGGGCTCTATCGGGTTGTGCTCATCCACCACCCGCCGATCCACGGCGCAACACCCTTCCACAAGCGCATGATAGGCATCCGCCGTTTCGCCGCGACGATTTCCTCCGGCGGAGCGGAACTCGTGCTGCACGGCCACACCCATCTCAACACGGTTTATTCCCTGAAGGGCCAGGTCGGTCCCGTGCCGGTGATAGGCATCGCCTCCGCATCGCAAGGCCCAGGCGGGCACAAACCTCCGGCAGGCTACAACATCTTTTCGATTGCCGGCGGTCCCGGACAATGGAACGTGATGCGCGAGCGCTTCGAACTCGCGTCAGACGGGCTGACGTTCGGGCTCGCCGAGACCACGCGTCTCTAG
- a CDS encoding tetratricopeptide repeat protein: protein MSTPANRLIRICAAASMTLVPTHFAAAASSGSSSSSGSTETTTVCTNGKIWSKDKKQCVAPEAQRTKKGKSDKKTERLPDDTLYEAAREFAYAGQYKNALRALRAAENQNDPRILNYYGYTYRKLGNVQLGMKYYHKALKIDPDYILARSYMGQALIDQGDIQGARVQLVEIRDRGGENTWAYRALWQSLDGERGTY, encoded by the coding sequence ATGTCGACCCCTGCCAACAGACTTATTCGCATCTGCGCTGCCGCCTCGATGACCCTCGTTCCCACCCACTTCGCGGCTGCGGCCAGCAGCGGCTCCTCGAGCTCTTCCGGCAGCACCGAAACCACGACGGTCTGCACCAACGGCAAGATCTGGAGCAAGGACAAGAAGCAGTGCGTGGCACCCGAGGCCCAGCGCACCAAGAAGGGCAAGTCCGACAAGAAGACCGAGAGGCTCCCGGACGACACTCTCTATGAAGCCGCCCGCGAATTCGCCTATGCCGGCCAGTACAAGAACGCGTTGCGCGCGCTCCGCGCCGCGGAAAACCAGAACGATCCCCGCATCCTCAACTACTATGGCTACACCTATCGCAAGCTCGGCAATGTCCAGCTCGGGATGAAGTACTACCACAAGGCCTTGAAGATCGATCCCGACTACATTCTCGCCCGCTCCTACATGGGTCAGGCACTGATCGATCAGGGCGACATCCAGGGTGCACGTGTACAACTCGTCGAGATCCGCGATCGCGGCGGGGAAAACACCTGGGCCTATCGCGCGCTGTGGCAGTCGCTCGACGGGGAGCGCGGGACGTACTGA
- a CDS encoding RNA polymerase sigma factor gives MRPTAESNEFRQELVSLLPKLRRFAMTLTRNASDADDLVQEACERAITRHHLWNGEGRLESWVYAMTRNLWVDEIRKRKVRTGSGTVDASEQDDLHIEASADKAVYAKQLHKLIMTMPEGLSSVFLLVNVEGHSYRDAAEILGIPIGTVMSRLSAARIRLAAMIAENTERRA, from the coding sequence ATGCGTCCAACGGCAGAATCAAATGAGTTCCGGCAAGAATTGGTCAGTTTGCTCCCGAAGCTGCGCCGTTTTGCGATGACTTTAACGAGAAACGCGAGTGACGCGGACGATCTGGTCCAGGAAGCGTGCGAGCGTGCGATTACCCGGCATCATCTGTGGAATGGGGAGGGAAGACTGGAAAGCTGGGTATATGCAATGACCCGTAACCTTTGGGTTGACGAAATCAGGAAGCGCAAGGTCCGCACAGGATCAGGCACCGTCGACGCATCCGAGCAGGACGACCTGCACATCGAAGCATCGGCCGATAAGGCGGTCTATGCCAAACAATTGCACAAATTGATCATGACCATGCCGGAAGGACTTTCGAGCGTCTTCCTTCTGGTGAACGTCGAGGGCCACAGCTACCGTGACGCCGCGGAAATCCTTGGAATTCCGATCGGCACGGTAATGAGCAGGCTATCGGCGGCGCGCATTCGTCTTGCGGCCATGATCGCAGAAAACACGGAAAGGAGGGCCTGA
- a CDS encoding anti-sigma factor, with product MESTQGLPLEVRLSAYLDGQLPETEIDEIDDMIAKDDTVRKVFDRLKLGSDLGAKAFNDILNEPVPLRLVRGIKQAPSEPFGNGPSATTASLPEPANKNTGPTSYWPRALLASLALVVIGGGLGYVIGERQDSEPPQLGSGRTWIDEIADYHRIYSRQSAHLVEVPASERDHIVSWLTKTTGVTFNVPDLSDKNITFQGARLLVTGGKPTGQLLYKGEDGDVFAICFLKSEPVDEQTDMIDTMRDDIGLISWQRGNGSFVVVGPSADPDLEALAARVAATI from the coding sequence TTGGAAAGTACACAGGGTCTCCCGTTGGAAGTCCGCCTCTCGGCCTATCTGGACGGGCAGCTTCCGGAAACGGAAATAGACGAAATCGACGATATGATTGCCAAGGACGACACCGTCAGAAAGGTCTTCGACCGACTGAAGCTGGGAAGCGATCTGGGCGCCAAGGCATTCAACGATATCCTGAACGAACCGGTTCCCCTGCGGCTGGTCAGAGGCATCAAGCAGGCTCCGAGCGAGCCGTTCGGCAATGGTCCTTCGGCAACCACCGCCTCGCTTCCGGAACCTGCCAACAAGAACACGGGTCCCACAAGCTATTGGCCAAGGGCGCTTCTCGCCTCGCTTGCACTCGTCGTCATCGGTGGCGGTCTCGGCTATGTGATCGGCGAACGCCAGGATTCGGAACCACCTCAACTTGGGTCCGGCCGCACCTGGATCGACGAGATCGCCGACTATCATCGGATCTATTCCCGTCAGAGCGCCCATCTTGTTGAGGTCCCGGCCAGCGAGCGGGATCACATCGTGAGCTGGCTGACGAAGACCACCGGCGTCACGTTCAACGTACCCGACCTTTCGGACAAGAACATTACTTTCCAGGGAGCCCGTCTTCTCGTCACGGGTGGAAAACCAACGGGGCAGCTCCTCTACAAGGGTGAGGATGGGGACGTATTCGCAATCTGTTTCCTCAAGAGCGAGCCGGTGGACGAGCAGACCGACATGATCGACACGATGCGTGACGATATCGGCCTCATCTCCTGGCAAAGAGGCAACGGATCCTTCGTGGTCGTCGGCCCTTCCGCCGATCCCGACCTGGAGGCACTTGCCGCGAGAGTGGCTGCAACGATCTGA
- a CDS encoding TIM barrel protein, translating into MAFTLSLNTNPLVNRFAEADDLMDTIADKIRIGHVQLTHEFVNPGWPTATIASHVRRFRKALSRTGVKVTSGMTGPYGRLNHFGHPDSDVRRYYVDWFKTFADISAELGASGMGTQFAIFTQRDYDEPERREELIKIAIDCWHEVAEHGKAAGLTYVFWEPMSVGREFGHTIDACRRLDERLAGAGLPLPFLMMVDIDHGDVTSSNPADVDPYAWAEAFPSRSPIIHIKQSSMNKGGHWPFTATHNKDGRITPDKLLAAVRRGGGTDNEICLELSFREREPTDHLVVEMIRESVAFWEDHVDTGFNHRKD; encoded by the coding sequence ATGGCGTTCACGCTCTCGCTGAACACGAACCCCCTCGTCAATCGCTTCGCCGAGGCGGACGATCTCATGGACACGATCGCGGACAAGATACGCATCGGCCACGTGCAGCTTACCCACGAGTTCGTCAATCCGGGCTGGCCGACAGCGACGATCGCAAGCCATGTCCGCCGGTTCAGAAAGGCCCTGTCGCGAACGGGTGTGAAGGTGACTTCGGGAATGACCGGGCCCTACGGTCGGCTGAACCACTTCGGTCACCCCGATTCAGACGTTCGCCGATATTATGTCGACTGGTTCAAGACCTTCGCCGATATCTCTGCGGAACTCGGCGCATCCGGCATGGGCACCCAGTTCGCCATCTTCACACAGAGGGACTACGACGAGCCCGAGCGCCGCGAAGAGCTGATCAAGATCGCCATAGACTGCTGGCATGAAGTCGCCGAGCACGGCAAGGCCGCGGGCCTGACCTATGTGTTCTGGGAACCGATGTCGGTCGGACGGGAATTCGGCCACACGATAGACGCCTGCCGCAGGCTGGACGAACGGCTTGCCGGCGCCGGGCTGCCGCTGCCGTTCCTCATGATGGTGGACATCGACCACGGAGACGTGACCTCGAGCAATCCGGCCGATGTCGACCCCTATGCCTGGGCGGAAGCATTCCCGTCGCGCTCACCCATCATCCATATCAAGCAGTCCTCGATGAACAAGGGCGGGCACTGGCCCTTCACCGCAACGCACAACAAGGACGGACGCATCACGCCGGACAAGCTGCTGGCCGCAGTGAGGAGGGGCGGGGGGACCGACAACGAGATCTGCCTGGAGCTTTCGTTCCGCGAGCGTGAGCCGACGGACCATCTCGTCGTCGAGATGATCCGGGAGTCCGTCGCATTCTGGGAAGATCACGTCGACACGGGCTTCAATCACAGAAAGGATTGA
- a CDS encoding glycerol-3-phosphate dehydrogenase, which produces MTGVKDVSAQTGIYDLLVIGGGVNGAGIARDAAGRGLSVLLCEKDDLAQGTSSRSGKLVHGGLRYLEYYEFRLVREALIEREVLLEAAPHIIWPMRFVLPHNPADRPAWLVRLGLFLYDNLGGRKRLPGTRSLNLRTAPEGAPIRKEYGKAFEYSDCWVDDSRLVLLNALDAHSRGATVMTRTACSQVRREGDLWQVELTNTVTGEKRGVTARCLVNTAGPWVNDVIGRVAGLNSTRSVRLVKGSHIIVPKFWEGRQAYLVQNPDKRVIFINPYQNDLALIGTTDIPYEGRPEDVGADANEIAYLIKSVNRYFKQQLAESDIIHSFSGVRPLYDDNAENPSAVTRDYIFEVDGGDGTAPLLSVFGGKITTFRKLSEHALEKLKPFFPRMGAAWTSKAHLPGGDIRDADFDQFLGDLRARYRWLPADLAKHYARLYGTRASELLAGAASVADLGRSFGPHFKEREARFLIETEWAVEPSDVLERRTKHGLHMNEAEKTAFGQWFREQGTMTKKASA; this is translated from the coding sequence ATGACAGGAGTGAAAGACGTGAGTGCGCAAACCGGCATATATGACCTGCTCGTGATCGGCGGTGGCGTCAACGGAGCGGGAATCGCGCGGGACGCGGCAGGTCGGGGGCTCTCGGTTCTGCTCTGCGAGAAGGACGACCTGGCGCAGGGAACGAGTTCCCGCTCCGGAAAGTTGGTACATGGCGGGTTGCGCTATCTCGAATACTACGAGTTCCGGCTCGTGCGTGAAGCGCTGATCGAGCGCGAGGTGCTGCTCGAGGCCGCCCCCCACATCATATGGCCGATGCGTTTCGTTCTGCCTCACAATCCCGCCGACCGGCCGGCCTGGCTCGTTCGCCTCGGGCTCTTCCTCTACGACAATCTCGGTGGCCGCAAGCGCCTTCCAGGGACGCGCAGCCTGAACCTGAGGACCGCACCGGAAGGCGCGCCGATCAGGAAGGAATACGGCAAGGCCTTCGAATACTCCGACTGCTGGGTCGACGACTCGCGCCTCGTGCTGCTGAACGCCCTCGATGCTCACAGCCGCGGTGCGACGGTGATGACCCGCACCGCCTGCTCGCAGGTCCGGCGCGAGGGGGACCTGTGGCAGGTCGAACTGACGAACACCGTGACCGGAGAGAAGCGCGGCGTGACGGCCCGCTGTCTCGTCAATACCGCCGGCCCGTGGGTGAACGACGTGATCGGCAGGGTCGCCGGGCTCAATTCGACGCGCAGCGTACGGTTGGTCAAGGGAAGCCATATCATCGTGCCGAAATTCTGGGAGGGTCGGCAGGCCTATCTGGTGCAGAACCCCGACAAACGGGTGATCTTCATCAATCCCTACCAGAATGACCTCGCTCTCATCGGCACCACCGACATTCCCTATGAGGGCAGGCCCGAGGACGTGGGCGCCGACGCGAACGAGATCGCCTACCTCATCAAGTCGGTGAACCGCTACTTCAAGCAGCAACTCGCGGAGAGCGATATCATCCATTCCTTCTCCGGCGTGCGCCCGCTCTATGACGACAATGCCGAGAACCCCAGTGCCGTTACGCGCGACTACATCTTTGAAGTCGACGGCGGGGATGGCACGGCGCCGTTGCTTTCCGTGTTCGGCGGCAAGATCACGACCTTCAGGAAGCTCTCCGAGCATGCGCTGGAGAAGCTGAAGCCTTTCTTTCCCCGGATGGGAGCGGCCTGGACGTCGAAGGCCCACCTGCCGGGAGGCGACATCCGGGATGCGGATTTCGATCAGTTCCTCGGAGATTTGCGCGCCCGCTACCGCTGGCTGCCTGCCGACCTCGCCAAGCACTATGCGCGGCTCTACGGCACGCGCGCTTCCGAGCTTCTGGCGGGCGCCGCTTCAGTCGCGGACCTCGGCCGCAGTTTCGGGCCGCACTTCAAGGAGCGTGAGGCGCGCTTCCTCATCGAGACGGAATGGGCAGTGGAGCCCTCGGATGTTCTCGAACGACGCACCAAGCATGGGCTGCATATGAACGAGGCCGAGAAGACGGCCTTTGGGCAATGGTTCCGGGAGCAGGGAACGATGACCAAGAAGGCGTCCGCCTGA